In one Brassica oleracea var. oleracea cultivar TO1000 chromosome C9, BOL, whole genome shotgun sequence genomic region, the following are encoded:
- the LOC106316208 gene encoding signal recognition particle receptor subunit beta-like, with protein sequence MENLEDLKLMAEQWTNQGLEYLQKIPPFQLYAAIGLLLLTTVLLLSFRLVRRTKSNTVLLSGLSGSGKTVLFYQLRDGSSHQGSVTSMEPNEGTFVFHFEHAKKGKIKPVHLVDVPGHSRLRPKLEEFLPQAAAIVFVVDALEFLPNCRAASEYLYDILTNANVVKKKIPVLLCCNKTDKLTAHTKEFIKKQMEKEIEKLRASRSAVSTADIANDYTIGIEGEVFSFSHCCNRVTVAEASGLIGETVQVQDFIREYIKP encoded by the exons ATGGAGAACTTGGAAGATCTGAAGCTTATGGCGGAGCAGTGGACGAATCAAGGACTTGAGTATCTTCAGAAGATACCACCGTTTCAGCTCTATGCTGCTATTGGTCTTCTGTTGCTGACAACCGTTTTGCTCCTATCAT TTCGTTTGGTGAGACGTACCAAATCAAACACCGTACTCCTTTCTGGGCTCAGCGGAAGTGGAAAGACTGTGCTTTTCTATCAA CTCCGAGATGGATCATCACATCAGGGCTCTGTGACATCAATGGAACCGAATGAAGGCACTTTCGTTTTTCACTTTGAACACGCTAAG AAAGGAAAAATCAAGCCTGTTCATCTTGTTGACGTTCCTGGGCACTCTCGTCTTCGACCCAAGCTAGAAGAATTTTTGCCTCAAGCAGCTGCGATTGTATTTGTAGTGGACGCCTTGGAGTTCCTCCCTAACTGTCGTGCAGCTTCAGA GTACCTATACGACATTTTGACCAATGCCAACGTTGTCAAGAAGAAGATACCAGTCCTCCTTTGCTGTAACAAGACAGATAAACTCACTGCGCACACCAAGGAGTTCATCAAGAAGCAGATGGAGAAAGAAAT TGAGAAACTGAGGGCTTCAAGAAGTGCAGTATCAACAGCTGATATAGCCAATGACTACACCATCGGAATCGAAGGAGAAGTGTTCTCCTTCTCGCATTGCTGTAACAGAGTCACTGTCGCTGAAGCATCTGGACTCATCGGAGAAACTGTTCAGGTCCAAGACTTCATTCGAGAGTACATCAAGCCTTGA